ataaacttattaaagatttcacattgaaaattttgttatcgatgatttaaatattcagttataaaatgatatgaatgatcatagaactgtatgattataaattctcatttaataaatgactatataaaatatactattcttagaaaaataggttggttcatcttgacttacattatattttttattaaactaactatcgaattgataaataatctaccaaaagtttttttgcactttccttaattagaagctacgaaattacctaatatgattaacgtatatatgaaaattaattattatgaataataaatatttgataacaattttggtatcttagttctttttttaattttatattattgaaagatattaaaaatcacattaaatatataataaaaacatttatattttttcttatatgttatatttgaatttttcaaaatgtctatatattattagaaatttgaatattcccactctgaaaattttgtgatcaatagattatttttttgttataataagttacaaatgatcataaaatataacgcatatgaatttttatttaataaatattcaaattaaataatatatatatatataaacactaatgatttaaagcaacaagattggctgatcaatttagtcgtccagttgaaatctttcaaaagtatgtgaaagactaaagtcaaagtaaatatgtatatagaatagtagttatattttactaaccaaataccgaaaaaaaccaaaccgaaccgaaatcaacccgatatccggattaatccaaatgaagccaaactattgtttcattctccaaaatataataaaaataataacttaatcccgcgcaaggcgcgggtcttatcctagtcaTATAGTAATACGAAAGACCAGACATACATTGGAACTAACAAATTAAATTCATATTTGGGATCAATACATAATATTTGGTTCACAAAATTGCACCCCAAATTATTTCAAGTAGATATTTGTGCACCCCATAACTATTACCTCCAATACAACTTCCATTAAACACCAGGCACCAGCAGCGAGAATATCGTCCAAATCATAGTATTGACCTTTATTGTCTTTTCCACTGTTTTTTTACAGAGTAGATGGCCtacttataataaaaacaaatgcatCAACGTGGagattcttgtttcttctttccCGATCTGAAGAGTATTGTGGAAGCTTATAGAAGTCGCCGTCGCGTAATGTATACCATAGAACTTCTTTATACAAGTGATAAGTTTCATTCTTTTCCATTTAGCAATAATGGAGATGGAGTTATGAAGGATGATCTCCTCATGCAAGAAGCCAAGAAGTTCTCTGTTTCGCTCATGTAAGTTCTTTTCTGACAACGTGTATTTAAATTAGTATTCACTCAGTTACTTCCATATATCGACTTTTGCAAATCTGAGAAGTGAGTTTAAGTCAATTCATTCATAAAGCTTTTTATACCAGTGTGTCGGAATAGACTAGTCATGAATGGATGCAGTTTTCTTTTTGGCTTTCGATTATTCTAAAGTTTAACGGGtgattaaatgattttttgatcaaagaaaaccaaaaactcaaaatctacAAAACATTGAAGGTCTAGTCTAACTACACTGATAGATCATATAACTATTAAACTATACCGATAGATCAAACCTCGCTACTACACCTCCAGATGGTTCACTAcgtgatattaattttaacaacatctaatttaattttctaaaaaatgttctaaatttttttagtgATTTAGTTTCTTGTTAGAATTTTTAGTTTAATAGattcttattttaaaagaataatattataagaatcAACAAAGTTTAGTCTCATCTTCTCAGTCGTTTTCCAATTACCGATACAAGAGACTTTGTTTCTAATATGCCTCTTCGAAATGATGCTTAATTCGGTCAATCTCGTAATATTCGGATAAAGATCGATGGGCCAATTTCGGAGCGGATCGATGTAGATCAAGTTCGACCGTATGGACCAGGgtctgataccatattaaatTAGATGGATTTCCAACATAAAACtaattaaagataaatggatTAATGTATCTATCTTATATACTAGTTAATGTCATTTATAATTTCCAGTGTGGGAGACTTTGCCTCTAATACTATCaccttaaaaatatttaacgaCAACGTCCAGTTCAATTTGTCAAACACCCTTTTGAAATCAGTTTTTTTccctttcttttactttttttgctTTGAAATCAAATGTAACGATCTTATACTCCCtctatttcaaaataatacatattttaaaattttaaacatatcaataaatatatattaactgcatatttttgtaattttatatttctaaaacaataaGATATTAAGAAATGCAACTGGTGTTTTTGAAGTCTACAATTTTTCATTACTAGTTGATAAAAACTGCattgaaattatagaaaaaatgtatcttttttaaaaaacaatttaatacAAGCATTTTTtggaacggatggagtatttGTTAATAACATTGTAAAATCTCAACtttcatttttgaaatagtATTTACAATTTAGTAAAGAAAAATGCTTTAAACcaatatttatattcttaaagATTCTCACGTTAGCCTTTAAATTTAAGAATCAAAACTAAATCTTGATCTATGCACCAGTGcgatttgttatttatattttttataaataaatatttattttgtatatataataatatctaattttaaaatctatacatattaaataatttgacATCTCCAgacattataattttatattttaaatcgagtaattttatttttgacccATGATTCCTCATTGATTATCCGTATGGAAAGACTTAAATAGATATTCTGGTttggatttttatattttatttgtttagaaAGACTATAAAAACGATTGGGGtacaaaataactaaattaatacataggtatgaatatattaatttgtgtaATTCGTTTGGATTTCATACTAAAAAGGAGATAAATTGGTGTGGTTATATCAAAAGAAGCTCTATGTTAGAGTTATGTACATCAATGATAGTATactgaatatttaaaattgAGGAATACGTAATATTCGTATGATAGCAATGACACATTGATTTTCTTAAGTAATTGTTGTCatgattatttttgttaaaattagaTTTaggaaaatacattaattaaatagaaaaagaCAAATAATCCTAAAAGGTaggttattaattatttaagtgGCATTAATTAAACtgtaaaattaacaaaacatatttatatataagttcaataaatattttaatggtaTTCTTTTGTAAATAAGTTATGGagactttttattttgtattattcttttaataatatagataagaGTTTCTCCAACGCTAAAATGAAAGAGAATTGTAAGtgctaaataataataaaagttatGAATAGTAACAAAAAAGTTTAGACAATCCCTCTTTTGAACTCTTTTAGGCCATCTGCATTAGTGAACCCCCATATGGGGttcataagatttttttaataatttaatggtGGGACCCGGAATAGTGATGAACCTCTATAAACCTCTATCTATTTTGCATCCGCATTAGTGAACCCGAAGAAGAGGttcttataaattaaataatatttttttttaagtttgcatATTGAGAATTCattaataagatatatttataaaaagttctaaaaacaattttattcaatacaatgataattcataacacacatttttttttttgaaaacattttattgaAAACATTGAAAATTCAAGAACATACAAATATTATTCATCGACATTACCAAACTTTTGCCATacattttcaactaaatcagctttcaaacgatCATGTATCTGTGAATCCCGAACTTCATTGCGAATGCCACGCATATTACCGATATTCATACTTGTTGTCCTTTGCACCTGGGAACTCCTGCTCGACTCCCCTGACTCAAACTCAGATGTATCAATTTGAGCGTATCCGCTTCGTTCgttctctactatcatattgtgcaaaaTGACACAAGTTCTCATAATCTTTCCTATCTTAACCTTGTCCCAAAGTAGAGCAGGGTTTTTAACTATTGCAAACCTtgattgcaatactccaaaagcccgttcaACATCTTTTCTGGTGGATTCTTGACGGTGAGCAAATAGCtctgctttaggaccttgaggaagcgagatggattggataaatgttgcccAATTCGGATAAATTCCGTCAGTAAGGTAGTACGCCatacgataagtgtggttgttgaccttgaaaTTAACTTTAGGTGCTCGACCCTCTAAAATGTCACTGAAAACAGgagagcgatcaagaacattgatatcgttgagAGTACCTGGTAAGCCGAAaaatgcgtgccatatccaCAGATCCTGAGATGCCACagcttctaagacaattgtcggctttcctgaaCCACGTGTGTATTGTCCTCTCCAAGCCGTAGGacagtttttccactcccaatgcatacaatcgatgctgccTATCATCCCTGGAAAACCGCGtacctctccaatatcgagtaaACGTTGAAGATCATCGGGTGTGGGTCTTCTCAGATACTCTTCTCCAAACAATTCCATTATCCCATCAGtgaaattttccaaacataAACGTGCAGTACTTTctccaagtcggagatattcgtcatacGTATCTCCCGATTGACCATATGCCAGCATACGTATAGCCGCCGTACACTTTTGGAGTGCAGATAGCCTGTACCTTCCGTGCCCAtttcttctttgctgaaagtATGGAACTTCAGAGCTTAGGCTTtcgacaatgcgaaggaacaacggcttgttcattcgaaaacgccGCCTAAACATTTCCGGTTGGTATGTTGGATTTTCGATGAAATAGTCGTTCCATAGTTGATTGTGTCCTCGTTCCCGatctctttcgatataagctcgtcTCTTGGCTTGAACATTAACCACCGAATCGATGTAATTATCAACAACTTGGTCGACCATTTCTTCTATAGCTTCATCTACTTCATCACTCGATGAGGAAGACATCGTTAAAGCAACTcacaaacaatatatatatttttccctATGGTGAAGCTTGAAGTGAGAAAGAGATGTGAAAGTGGAAGTGTGATATTTGAGGTTAGTTTCAAAGTCgatattttaaaaccaaagaaaaatgaaagttgcacatagagaagaagaagtgtaGAAAGAAGTGTAGAAACCCAAAGTGgatattttaaaaccaaagaaaaatgAGAGTTGCACAAAGAGAAGATAAAGACCTAGTTTATATATAGAGTCATAGTTTACATATCCTTGATTCAACTTAAGCGGGTACATACACCCGTGAGTACAGCCTTGATGGAAAAGAAGTGTAGAAAGATACAAAATTCTACACTTCCCGTGAATGAAACATACTTAAAGTCCTACTACCCGTGCGTCCTAAACAGACTGACATCAAGAAAAAGAACAAGATTACATAAAGCCCTGCAACCCGTGACCTAAACAGACTGACATACAGAACAACCATTAACCTCCTGCAACCCATGACAAGCATCCACCTCCTgcaacccgtgacctgcaaaACCAAACAGAACACATTCAATTAACTTAAACACGTAAGTTCACAAGAAAACATAACacacattcataaaaaaaaacgacTGACCAAATCAACCATTAAACGAGTTAACCATTTCAGATATGAGTTTATTCTGTAGAGACACTTGTTCTTCAGAAAGTGTATCTTGATTTTTGGCTAGTAGACGATCAAGGATTTTCTGTTTGGAAATGTTATTTTTCATGGTTAGTATGCTCTGGATCTGATCAAAAGCTGCTTCTTTCCCGTGCTTCTTGCGTTTGGCTGCTTTGCTAGCCTTAACACCCGGAGGCCTAACTTCTTCCTCATCAGGCAGCTCCACTGGttccttccttttctcctttGCACCATCTCTGGACAGAAAGTTTGATCTCCATTTTTGATCGAACCTAAGTTCTCTCCACGCATGTTCAAGCATGAACTTGCCCTGGTAGTCATTGAAGAAAATCTCATGGGCTGCCTTCATGACATCATTTTCATTCTGGCCACTAGCTTGCTCCCTCAAAGCCGCCTCGTAGCTTCCCACGAACTTACACACCTGCTCATTCACCCgtccccacctctgcttacactgGCCCCACTCTCTCTCAGCAAAGCCACTTAACTTAGCGCTTGCGTTGAAATACTCCTCTATCCTCTTCCAAAACGACCCCGCCTTCTGCTGATTACTAACTATTGGATCCTTGCTCGTGTTAAACCAAGCACTGATGAGCACAATATCTTCTTGTGCTGTCCACCTTTTCCTTTCCACTGGTTTAGGAACATCAGACTGCTGGCTACTAAACCTAGGCATCTCAGCAGACGCTAAGTCAATTGTTTGACTGCTCTGTGGAGATAATAGGTTTACAAACCCGTGGGAGTTGTGGGGAAAAGGATccattttggtttttgtttgttggtgtttttatgtttgtgtgGGTTTTCCTATCTTTTTAAACTAGTTTTTAATCACATAGTTAATTACACAACAACATTCACACAGAGCATTCATTACACATCAAATCAGTTTATTGAAAGGAAGATAAGTTAATGAGTTCGACCATTCATCACAGCGACCAACCAACACCAACACAGAATTAAAGGAATTAAGTTCTAGTTCTAGTTCTAGTTCTAGTTCTAGTACTAGTTCTAGTTATAGTTATAGGTCTAGTTATAATTCTAATTAAACCGAGCCAATTATGTTCTAGTTCTAGTTCTAGTTCACAGTACTTTACCAAACTAGTTCTAGTTCACTTAAGTATAGTATTGACTTTCAAAAACATGAAGTGAGCATTAGTGTACCTTTGGGTTTCAATGGAAACACAGCTTCTCCAGGGTTTCCACATCGGATGTGAGGTTATCAACCTGGCCAGTGAGGAATTCAACCTGTCCCTGCACATTCAAACGCCAATAAGAGAGTGTTAGTGAGTAGCTTTACAAGTATTAAACTACCTAATTTTGATTCACTTACCTCCAGTGAAGCAATCTTTTTATTGAGATCCGGCACCACCTTTACCATCTCCTCAGCCTCCTGTAACCGCTTACTCAGACATTCCAACTTCTCCATGTCAGTGACCTGAACATGGAGGTTATCAACATGAACCGTCAGGATTTTAACCTGTGACTGCGCATGTTAACAGAAACTATAGCgtgagaaataaaataattgcgGAGAAAATACTTAAAAGGGAAAAGTATAGTTCACTAACCTCCAGTCTGTCAATCTGATAATTGAGCTCAGGCACCCCGTTGATCACCTGCTCAGCTTCCTCCACCCGCTTAGACAGCCGTTGGATCTCCTCCTGGACCCCAACCACCCATGCCTGACGATAATGGAACACATCAGCCTTGTGAACACCAAAAAAACACAAGTTAGAATCGGTTTTTGCAGattaattattacaaattaGCCAATTGAAGACAAACTTTACCTCGTAGTTTGTGCAAGTGAAGAACCGCTTGCCAGGAAGAGTGTCGTACTCCTCCTTCTTCCGGACCTCGTCTATTATTCTCCCACCACACGGACACCTTGTCGGAATCCCATATTCCGAATCGGCAACGTATCCTAGCATGTTGATGTAGTCCTTTTGGCTCTTTCTGTCTCTTCTCTCAGCTGCGGGATCCATCTAAAACAGATAAACAAATAGGTTAGAACATTGTTGACGAAACAAAAAGCTGAAACGAACCCTAAATCAAACCCTCATCACACTTTACAAACATAAATCGAAACCTCACTACTCAATTTACATCTCTAGCTagaaacccccaaatcgattttcaaACCCCAGTGAAACGATCCCTAATTAGCTTTCGATCTCAAACCCCCAATCAAACGAACCCTTAATCAAACCCTCATCACGCTTTACAAACGAAATTCGAAACCCCACTACTCGATTTACAACTCTAGCTagaaacccccaaatcgattttcaaACCCCAGTGAAACGAACCCTAATTCGGTTTCGATCCCAAAATCCCCCGATGAAACGAACCCTAATGGATGCTCACCTTAGCTCGTGGAGGAAATGGTTGATTAGATGGAGAAATACGTCGAGGAAATGGAGAAATGGAATGGCGTCACCGTCGCTCGCgcaatcgcctttgagagaaacaaaCCCTAGGAAAGAGAACAAATGAATTTGGTTTGCACAGACCCCGTGTCTCGACTTCGTCAACACAAAAACGCGCTTCCAATCATCTCTTGCCACGTCACTTGAACCCGTATCATACGGGTTCACTCTGGCGAACCGGTTCACCAATTTTACtccatttatttaaataaaaatggtaaATGACCCTATGAAACCGAGCCCATAAACCGCTTTAAAACCCTTGATGGGCATGCCTTAAGGGGATAAATTGGTGTGGTTATATCAAAAGAAGCTCTATGTTAGAGTTATGTACATCAATGATAGTATactgaatatttaaaattgAGGAATACGTAATATTCGTATGATAGCAATGACACATTGATTTTCTTAAGTAATTGTTGTCatgattatttttgttaaaattagaTTTaggaaaatacattaattaaatagaaaaagaCAAATAATCCTAAAAGGTaggttattaattatttaagtgGCATTAATTAAACtgtaaaattaacaaaacatatttatatataagttcaataaatattttaatggtaTTCTTTTGTAAATAAGTTATGGagactttttattttgtattattcttttaataatatagataagaGTTTCTCCAACGCTAAAATGAAAGAGAATTGTAAGtgctaaataataataaaagttatGAATAGTAAC
The Brassica napus cultivar Da-Ae chromosome A1, Da-Ae, whole genome shotgun sequence DNA segment above includes these coding regions:
- the LOC125579117 gene encoding putative nuclease HARBI1, producing MSSSSSDEVDEAIEEMVDQVVDNYIDSVVNVQAKRRAYIERDRERGHNQLWNDYFIENPTYQPEMFRRRFRMNKPLFLRIVESLSSEVPYFQQRRNGHGRYRLSALQKCTAAIRMLAYGQSGDTYDEYLRLGESTARLCLENFTDGIMELFGEEYLRRPTPDDLQRLLDIGEVRGFPGMIGSIDCMHWEWKNCPTAWRGQYTRGSGKPTIVLEAVASQDLWIWHAFFGLPGTLNDINVLDRSPVFSDILEGRAPKVNFKVNNHTYRMAYYLTDGIYPNWATFIQSISLPQGPKAELFAHRQESTRKDVERAFGVLQSRFAIVKNPALLWDKVKIGKIMRTCVILHNMIVENERSGYAQIDTSEFESGESSRSSQVQRTTSMNIGNMRGIRNEVRDSQIHDRLKADLVENVWQKFGNVDE